A window of the Glaciimonas sp. CA11.2 genome harbors these coding sequences:
- a CDS encoding cytochrome C, protein MNNSHVILKHIAVALCLIAAYGVIPDVAANPLFARQTSLKCASCHTIYPELTPFGRKFKLGGYTLGEREKIPLSLMAIVSANSIKNNTDKSTGDQLFGKNREFVAEAISLFSGGKFSDNAGGFIQWTYNNISTSDNRNFSGHSALDNTDLRFVKMAGTDEKPTFFGVTLHNNPTVQDVWNTTPAWSYPYYSPSLAAPGRGVPTFLESGARVAGIGAYAYVLDSLYLEATSYQTAKGPLSVLRAGTPDNQRVSLSGSNPYWRITYTFGDENQNLTVGHFGTTVSLKGQDGINPGDQFRDLGFDAQYQYFSKDAHHIVTAQASTIKEKAEWRSGFPNRNDNPSSSQRSTRAKITYLLDRTYGFTVAGFNVAGDADFLRFGTTNGKPDTRGYIVELNYWPHYTFDWDPQANVRLGLQYTGYTKFNGAKSNYDATLRDAKDNNTLYLYAWLMF, encoded by the coding sequence ATGAATAATTCGCATGTAATTTTAAAGCACATCGCTGTCGCGCTATGCTTAATTGCTGCTTACGGAGTTATACCTGATGTTGCAGCTAATCCTCTTTTTGCGAGACAAACAAGTCTGAAGTGTGCGTCCTGTCACACTATTTACCCTGAGCTAACGCCCTTTGGCCGAAAATTTAAGCTGGGAGGCTATACGCTGGGAGAACGCGAGAAGATTCCACTTTCTCTGATGGCGATCGTTTCGGCTAATTCGATTAAAAACAATACTGACAAATCGACCGGCGATCAGCTTTTCGGGAAAAATCGCGAATTTGTCGCAGAGGCTATCAGCCTCTTTTCTGGCGGCAAATTTAGCGACAACGCCGGGGGTTTCATCCAATGGACCTACAACAACATCAGCACATCGGACAACCGGAATTTTTCAGGGCACAGTGCGCTTGATAACACCGATCTGCGCTTTGTGAAAATGGCTGGGACAGATGAAAAACCGACGTTTTTTGGTGTGACATTGCATAACAACCCTACCGTTCAAGATGTCTGGAATACCACACCTGCCTGGAGCTATCCGTACTATAGCCCGAGTCTTGCAGCCCCAGGTCGTGGCGTTCCAACGTTTCTTGAATCGGGTGCGCGGGTCGCCGGGATTGGGGCATATGCATACGTGCTTGATTCGCTGTATCTGGAGGCGACCTCCTATCAGACGGCGAAAGGTCCGCTTTCGGTCTTGCGCGCGGGCACTCCCGATAATCAGAGGGTATCGCTATCGGGGTCTAATCCTTATTGGCGCATCACCTATACGTTCGGCGATGAAAACCAGAATTTAACAGTCGGCCACTTTGGAACAACAGTCTCCTTAAAAGGGCAGGATGGAATCAACCCCGGGGACCAATTCCGCGATCTGGGGTTCGACGCGCAATACCAATATTTTAGTAAAGATGCCCACCATATCGTCACCGCTCAAGCTTCCACGATCAAAGAAAAAGCGGAGTGGCGATCCGGATTCCCCAACAGAAATGACAATCCCAGTTCGAGCCAACGTTCTACCCGCGCCAAGATCACCTACCTTCTAGACCGGACTTATGGTTTTACGGTCGCCGGGTTCAATGTTGCAGGGGACGCCGACTTCTTAAGATTTGGGACAACTAATGGGAAGCCGGATACAAGAGGGTATATCGTCGAACTAAATTATTGGCCGCACTACACATTCGATTGGGATCCTCAGGCGAACGTCCGACTGGGACTCCAGTATACGGGCTACACCAAGTTCAACGGGGCCAAATCTAATTACGACGCGACGCTCAGGGACGCTAAAGACAACAATACCCTTTACCTTTACGCGTGGTTAATGTTTTAA
- a CDS encoding high-potential iron-sulfur protein, giving the protein MLNYQDHPRDGQRCADCAAFRPLSTPDTVTGTCKIVAGPVNLSGWCMAFSSK; this is encoded by the coding sequence ATGCTTAATTATCAAGATCATCCCAGGGATGGTCAAAGGTGCGCCGACTGCGCTGCATTCAGGCCTTTGTCCACCCCAGATACAGTTACTGGCACTTGTAAAATTGTGGCAGGACCGGTCAATCTTAGCGGCTGGTGTATGGCGTTTTCGTCAAAGTGA
- a CDS encoding glycine zipper 2TM domain-containing protein — protein sequence MEVSQSTPRMHPLVAGAAGSVILASLLGVAAIAGLLPNSHGNAVGSQAPVATPAAQMAMSVPAALPAGAPVLVQTPNGYQYMQPVASPAVAGYQVAPTPSMTKQKTVVHHVYRHHDSSYAQAQYEAPIQQSRQVAQASPVSQMSPLGIATGAVIGGLLGHQVGGGNGRTLATVAGVVGGGYLGNTVAKNYGY from the coding sequence ATGGAAGTCAGTCAATCAACACCGCGTATGCATCCATTAGTCGCCGGCGCGGCAGGATCTGTTATCTTGGCAAGTCTGCTTGGCGTCGCAGCGATTGCGGGCTTGCTACCGAATTCTCACGGGAATGCAGTGGGATCGCAAGCGCCAGTAGCAACGCCTGCCGCACAGATGGCGATGTCGGTTCCCGCGGCATTGCCGGCGGGCGCACCGGTCTTAGTACAGACACCCAACGGTTACCAATACATGCAGCCAGTGGCTTCACCTGCGGTGGCGGGATATCAGGTTGCCCCGACGCCCAGTATGACTAAACAAAAAACGGTAGTCCATCATGTTTATCGGCATCATGATTCATCTTATGCACAGGCCCAATATGAAGCGCCGATCCAACAGTCCCGCCAAGTAGCTCAAGCCAGTCCGGTGTCACAAATGAGTCCGTTGGGAATAGCTACCGGCGCGGTGATCGGTGGACTCTTGGGACATCAGGTGGGCGGCGGAAACGGTCGTACGCTTGCAACCGTTGCAGGTGTAGTTGGTGGCGGGTATTTAGGTAATACGGTGGCCAAGAATTACGGCTATTAA
- a CDS encoding IS30 family transposase, with translation MAKIYKHLTTQERAVVMTMRDDLCSTRSIAKRLCRSASTISRELKRTSGAGVYDANLAHAQCQARRVLPRRLPKLHADGALFQVVRHQLKLLWSPQQIARKLRALWPDNSEKSVSHETIYNAIYLHPRGELKRELIACLRHHNQVRKPRSRGTDRRGQIPDMQSIHIRPPEVEDRLIPGHWEGDLIKGAGNRSSVGTLVERTTGFVVLAKMDNATTKAVVDSFSAVLNREPAAMRKTMTYDQGREMHGHKILTERTGVQIYFADPHSPWQRGSNENTNGLLRQYMPKGSDLSIYSQDELDAIALSLNTRPRARLDYESPLVVYTQHIALLQHPTDTVN, from the coding sequence ATGGCGAAAATTTACAAACATTTAACTACTCAGGAACGCGCCGTCGTCATGACCATGCGCGACGACCTGTGCTCCACCCGATCCATTGCTAAACGCCTTTGCCGTTCAGCCAGCACGATTAGCCGCGAACTCAAACGCACCAGCGGTGCCGGCGTCTACGATGCCAATCTGGCCCACGCACAATGCCAGGCGCGTCGTGTCCTGCCGCGACGTCTTCCCAAACTGCACGCGGACGGGGCCTTGTTCCAGGTCGTCCGGCATCAGCTAAAACTCCTCTGGTCGCCGCAGCAAATAGCGCGCAAACTCAGGGCCCTTTGGCCCGACAATTCTGAGAAATCTGTGTCCCACGAGACCATCTACAACGCCATCTACTTGCACCCACGCGGCGAACTCAAGCGTGAGCTGATTGCCTGCCTGCGTCACCACAACCAGGTCCGTAAGCCACGCAGCCGTGGCACCGATCGCCGGGGTCAGATCCCAGATATGCAGAGCATCCACATCCGGCCTCCAGAGGTCGAGGACCGCCTCATTCCCGGCCATTGGGAAGGGGACTTGATCAAGGGTGCCGGCAACCGCTCATCGGTGGGCACGCTGGTCGAGCGCACGACCGGCTTTGTGGTGCTCGCCAAGATGGACAACGCAACCACCAAAGCGGTCGTCGACAGCTTCTCGGCGGTGCTCAACCGCGAGCCGGCAGCGATGCGCAAGACCATGACTTACGACCAAGGGCGCGAGATGCACGGCCACAAAATCCTCACCGAGCGCACCGGTGTTCAGATCTATTTCGCCGACCCGCACAGCCCTTGGCAGCGCGGGTCAAATGAAAATACCAACGGCTTGTTGCGCCAATACATGCCCAAGGGTTCGGACCTGTCGATCTACTCTCAGGACGAACTCGACGCCATCGCCTTGTCGCTCAATACGCGTCCAAGAGCAAGGCTCGATTATGAGTCGCCACTCGTCGTTTATACTCAGCACATCGCGTTGCTACAACATCCGACTGACACTGTTAATTAA
- a CDS encoding GntR family transcriptional regulator produces MKNTIEGEVVLPTQPLLPKLERQRLHDTVVEHLRNLIVEAVLIPGMKLNERELCETLGISRTPLREAMKVLAAEGLIEISPNRGASVSKMTESEIWETFELMSGIEAFSGELACERITAVELAEIKALHYAMLACKAQNDLPGYYVRNQEIHDRINEAAKNSVLRQTYLGLNRRLKALRFKSNFQAQKWDNAAHEHGEMIEALEARDGKRLSAILRSHLLSKRDAVLSIPS; encoded by the coding sequence ATGAAAAATACAATTGAGGGCGAAGTTGTCTTACCAACGCAACCTTTGCTACCCAAATTAGAGCGTCAGCGACTGCACGATACGGTGGTCGAGCATTTGCGCAACCTCATCGTCGAGGCCGTTCTTATACCTGGCATGAAACTCAACGAGCGAGAGCTTTGCGAAACCCTAGGCATCTCTCGCACGCCGCTGCGTGAGGCAATGAAAGTGCTCGCAGCAGAAGGCTTAATTGAGATATCCCCCAATCGCGGCGCGTCGGTATCAAAGATGACAGAAAGCGAAATCTGGGAAACATTTGAGCTGATGAGTGGCATTGAGGCCTTCTCGGGAGAGTTGGCTTGTGAGCGGATTACCGCGGTTGAGCTAGCCGAAATCAAAGCGCTTCATTACGCGATGCTGGCTTGTAAAGCGCAAAATGACTTACCGGGCTATTACGTGCGTAATCAAGAGATACACGACCGCATTAATGAAGCAGCCAAAAACTCCGTACTGCGACAAACCTATCTGGGCCTGAATCGACGTCTCAAAGCGTTGCGCTTCAAATCAAATTTTCAAGCACAAAAATGGGACAACGCCGCACATGAACATGGCGAAATGATCGAGGCACTTGAAGCTAGAGATGGAAAAAGACTCTCAGCGATATTGCGCAGTCATCTCCTCAGCAAGCGCGATGCAGTGCTGAGTATTCCGTCCTAA
- a CDS encoding pyridoxal-phosphate-dependent aminotransferase family protein yields the protein MLTLDFHPAGRHFLQIPGPSPVPDRILRAMSYPTIDHRGPEFGALGLQVLAGIKKIFKTEQPVIIYPASGTGAWEAALTNTLSPGDAVLMYETGHFATLWKKMAEALGLKPEFLGLPGVEGWRLGVQADLIEARLREDTRHVIKAVCVVHNETSTGVTSNIAAVRKAIDAAGHPALLLVDTISGLASADYRHDEWGVDVTISGSQKGLMLPPGISFNAVSKKAIAVGKQATLPRAFWDWTDIIEMNATGYWPYTPNTNLLYALSEALDMILGEGLDNVFARHQRLAAACRAAVQAWGLEVQCADPAVYSPVLTGVMTPVGFDADAIRKTIYENFDMSLGTGLGKMKGRMFRIGHLGEANDLTLMATLSGCEMGLKLAGVTLAGSGVLAAMDYLSTHKSASMLKAGT from the coding sequence ATGCTAACACTTGATTTCCATCCAGCCGGTCGTCATTTCTTGCAAATTCCAGGCCCAAGTCCTGTTCCAGACCGTATCTTGCGGGCGATGAGTTATCCCACTATCGATCATCGCGGGCCTGAATTTGGTGCGTTAGGCTTGCAAGTATTGGCGGGCATCAAGAAGATTTTTAAAACCGAGCAGCCGGTTATTATTTATCCCGCGTCCGGGACTGGCGCGTGGGAAGCAGCATTGACCAATACGCTTAGTCCGGGTGACGCGGTGCTGATGTACGAGACCGGGCATTTTGCGACGCTGTGGAAAAAAATGGCGGAGGCGTTAGGTCTTAAGCCGGAGTTTCTTGGTCTGCCGGGCGTGGAGGGATGGCGACTTGGTGTGCAGGCCGATTTGATCGAAGCGCGGCTGCGCGAAGATACGCGCCATGTTATCAAGGCGGTGTGCGTGGTGCACAACGAAACGTCGACCGGCGTGACCTCCAATATCGCGGCCGTGCGTAAGGCAATCGACGCCGCAGGCCATCCTGCATTACTGTTGGTTGATACGATCTCAGGATTGGCGTCGGCCGATTATCGGCATGATGAATGGGGCGTCGACGTGACCATTTCAGGTTCGCAAAAAGGGTTGATGTTGCCACCTGGGATTAGCTTCAATGCTGTCTCAAAAAAAGCCATTGCGGTGGGAAAGCAAGCTACATTACCGCGTGCTTTTTGGGATTGGACCGACATCATAGAAATGAACGCAACCGGCTATTGGCCGTACACCCCCAATACCAATCTTTTGTATGCGCTGTCCGAGGCACTGGATATGATTTTGGGCGAGGGTCTTGATAACGTGTTTGCACGCCATCAGCGTCTTGCCGCGGCATGTCGTGCAGCAGTTCAGGCGTGGGGACTGGAAGTGCAGTGCGCTGATCCCGCCGTGTATTCGCCCGTGCTGACCGGCGTGATGACACCAGTTGGTTTTGATGCGGATGCGATTCGCAAGACGATCTATGAAAATTTTGATATGTCGCTGGGTACCGGACTAGGCAAGATGAAAGGCCGTATGTTCCGCATCGGTCACTTGGGCGAAGCCAATGATTTGACCTTAATGGCGACGCTTTCCGGTTGCGAAATGGGGCTGAAACTTGCTGGCGTGACATTGGCGGGTAGTGGCGTCCTGGCGGCGATGGATTATCTCTCCACGCACAAGAGCGCATCCATGCTGAAAGCGGGCACATAA
- a CDS encoding MFS transporter yields MLCLMYFITYLDRVNVSTAAAGFGKEFNLSKTEIGLVFSAFAYPYLVFQIIGGWVSDKFGAKRTLIYCGILWAIATILTGFAGGLTSLLLARLLLGLGEGATFPAATSAMARWIPKEKRGFAQGITHAFARIGNAAAPAAIVFVMVQYGWRESFYICGALSLVWVLVWAFVFTEDPTKHPRITPEELAAMPAPKTGNTKTPWGPLFKRMLPVTIVYFCYGWTLWLFLSWIPQYFLHSYNLDMKKSAIFASSVFFAGVVGDTLGGIVSDKLLIRTGNLKIARSYMVSVCMLLTLLSLLPIIFTHNLYVSIICLSAGFFFAEMTIGPMWAIPMDIAPESAGTASGMMNTGSALAAIISPVLSGYLIDRYGSWELPFVGSMILMAVGVVLAFRMQPEAKFASADGLKATMASKVQV; encoded by the coding sequence ATGCTTTGCCTGATGTATTTCATCACTTATCTGGATCGTGTGAATGTGAGTACCGCCGCGGCAGGATTCGGCAAAGAGTTCAATCTTTCTAAAACCGAAATCGGTCTAGTCTTTTCCGCCTTTGCTTATCCTTACCTTGTATTCCAAATTATTGGCGGCTGGGTCAGCGACAAATTTGGCGCGAAGCGAACGCTGATTTATTGCGGTATTTTGTGGGCCATTGCAACCATTCTGACCGGCTTTGCTGGCGGTCTGACGTCTCTATTGTTGGCGCGTCTTTTGCTCGGATTGGGTGAGGGCGCAACATTTCCCGCCGCGACCTCAGCGATGGCACGCTGGATACCGAAAGAGAAACGCGGATTTGCGCAAGGTATTACGCACGCATTCGCCCGTATCGGTAACGCAGCCGCGCCAGCGGCAATCGTTTTCGTCATGGTGCAATACGGATGGCGAGAATCGTTCTACATCTGCGGCGCGTTAAGCCTGGTTTGGGTGCTTGTATGGGCTTTTGTATTTACCGAAGATCCCACCAAGCACCCGCGCATAACGCCCGAAGAATTGGCTGCGATGCCAGCGCCCAAAACAGGCAATACCAAAACGCCGTGGGGGCCGCTCTTTAAGCGAATGTTGCCTGTCACTATTGTGTATTTTTGCTATGGCTGGACGTTGTGGTTATTCCTGAGCTGGATTCCGCAGTACTTTTTGCACAGCTATAACCTCGACATGAAGAAATCCGCTATCTTCGCCTCCAGCGTCTTTTTTGCCGGTGTCGTCGGCGATACGCTGGGCGGGATTGTCAGCGATAAATTGTTGATACGCACCGGCAATCTGAAGATCGCCAGAAGTTACATGGTGTCTGTCTGTATGTTGCTCACCTTGTTGTCGTTGCTGCCGATCATCTTTACCCATAACCTTTATGTCTCGATAATCTGTCTCAGCGCGGGCTTCTTCTTTGCGGAAATGACGATTGGTCCGATGTGGGCTATTCCAATGGATATCGCCCCCGAATCGGCGGGTACAGCCAGCGGCATGATGAATACGGGTTCGGCACTGGCAGCGATTATTTCACCGGTTTTGTCGGGCTATTTAATTGACCGATATGGTAGTTGGGAATTGCCATTTGTCGGCAGCATGATCTTGATGGCGGTAGGTGTGGTGCTGGCGTTCCGTATGCAGCCAGAGGCGAAGTTTGCCTCGGCCGATGGGCTCAAGGCGACGATGGCATCCAAAGTGCAGGTTTAG
- a CDS encoding fumarylacetoacetate hydrolase family protein yields the protein MSTISATDSATDSVNALADILSVAYNGNTTISVPAALEPENSDRAYAVQQRILKNCHVSIGGWKIGAKSDIGPIQGAPLPQLRIYAASASTPVSIALKDYPVLGLELEIFFSFNRDFLPQSEPIPEQEVLESISGFGASIEIVSSRVNGWRDAPKLVQLADLQNHGALMIGQMVAYRGDFSTLNPVVDLRLDGVTLFSGVGQNPAGDPRRLLCWLVNHCSQKGLALLAGTVITTGSYTGVDFPTQGGRVTGEIAGLPAVTFELI from the coding sequence ATGAGCACAATATCCGCGACCGATTCTGCGACTGATTCTGTAAATGCGTTAGCCGATATCTTGAGCGTCGCGTATAACGGCAACACCACAATATCGGTACCAGCAGCGCTGGAACCAGAGAATAGTGACCGCGCTTACGCGGTTCAGCAACGCATTCTGAAGAACTGTCATGTCAGCATCGGCGGGTGGAAAATCGGAGCGAAGTCCGATATCGGACCGATTCAGGGCGCGCCGTTGCCACAGCTGCGCATTTATGCGGCGTCTGCTTCAACACCTGTTTCAATTGCGCTAAAAGACTATCCCGTGCTTGGTCTTGAACTGGAGATATTCTTTTCATTTAACAGGGATTTCTTGCCGCAATCTGAGCCGATTCCAGAGCAAGAAGTATTAGAAAGTATCAGCGGGTTTGGTGCTTCCATTGAGATCGTTTCAAGCCGGGTAAATGGTTGGCGCGATGCGCCCAAGCTAGTCCAGCTTGCAGACTTGCAAAATCACGGTGCATTGATGATTGGTCAGATGGTCGCATACCGTGGGGATTTTTCTACGTTGAATCCGGTTGTTGATTTGCGTCTCGACGGCGTTACTCTGTTTAGCGGAGTCGGTCAAAATCCCGCTGGTGATCCGCGGCGGTTGTTATGCTGGCTAGTTAATCATTGCAGCCAAAAAGGGCTGGCATTGTTAGCCGGGACCGTTATCACTACGGGTTCCTATACCGGCGTGGATTTCCCAACTCAGGGCGGCAGGGTGACCGGTGAAATTGCAGGACTTCCTGCCGTCACTTTCGAACTGATTTAG